One segment of Metallosphaera cuprina Ar-4 DNA contains the following:
- a CDS encoding tetratricopeptide repeat protein, with amino-acid sequence MNQLVSKYDRESVLIKQKLYTYTEDDVKFIYIEPLLEALGWDVKNVNEVKRGVNTRAGKIDYVLYVNGEPRVVILVKNFNDNLDNYLDQVTTYVRELNAEWAVLTNFAETRIRYGNSYASVIKHNEYVSKLDELRRISKEGILYQDVIAKELFDYLNQVYMEYANSPLDITPYKVRDFIRSYFDVFRRFGLKPLEYEKLKSAISSSDSNASVKGVIFPERQRNNDNVSNIETVWNSAEDYYKKSKELFDNGKHDEALKEIDKAMRLDPYKPEYHFLKGLILYDVHENEDAIEAFYKAIRQNPNNPEYYYFKGKALYEVKKYEDALEAFDNAIRLNDKRPEYYFFKGEALYELKRYNDAYKVLIKAVEKLEEEIKRKPDNPFYYWAKGEALYELKRYNDAIEVLNRAISLNPDNSEYRFLRGKALYEIFRIDEALEELWTAIQLDHFNIKYLYFMVNALYSKGRRKRTVENNEKIIKSYDEKIRENPNNPEYYYAKGKVLSNLNRFEEALEELNNAIKLNPNNPEYRFGKGYLLYELYRYEEALEELNNAIKLNPKNSKYHYYKGLTYYYLDRPDDSIKEFNNAINLNPDDASYHFSKSKALYKLGRLSQALADINAAINLNGNSVKYHLLKAEILNKLGRGKEAEEEYIEAYKLRHRSRHSKYSSELD; translated from the coding sequence ATGAATCAGTTAGTTAGTAAGTATGATAGAGAAAGCGTTTTGATAAAACAGAAACTCTATACCTATACGGAGGATGACGTTAAATTCATCTATATAGAGCCACTTTTAGAAGCTTTGGGCTGGGATGTGAAGAACGTTAATGAGGTGAAGAGAGGGGTAAACACTAGAGCGGGTAAAATTGATTACGTTTTGTACGTTAATGGTGAACCTAGAGTTGTAATACTAGTTAAGAATTTTAATGATAATCTAGATAATTACTTAGATCAAGTTACCACTTACGTACGGGAGCTCAATGCGGAATGGGCAGTTCTGACAAACTTCGCTGAAACTAGAATACGTTATGGGAACTCTTACGCTTCGGTTATAAAACACAACGAGTACGTTAGTAAGCTTGATGAATTGCGTAGGATATCTAAAGAGGGAATCCTTTATCAGGACGTCATAGCGAAGGAATTGTTTGACTATTTGAACCAGGTTTACATGGAATACGCGAACTCTCCTCTTGATATCACACCCTATAAGGTACGTGATTTTATTCGATCTTATTTTGATGTCTTCAGAAGGTTTGGTCTTAAGCCACTTGAGTACGAGAAGCTAAAGAGCGCCATCTCCTCTTCAGATAGTAACGCTTCGGTGAAGGGCGTTATTTTTCCAGAGCGTCAGAGGAATAATGACAACGTATCTAACATCGAAACGGTTTGGAATAGCGCAGAAGATTACTACAAGAAAAGTAAGGAACTCTTTGATAATGGGAAACACGATGAGGCTCTCAAAGAGATAGATAAGGCAATGAGGCTAGACCCTTATAAGCCAGAGTATCACTTCCTTAAGGGATTAATACTTTATGACGTTCATGAGAATGAAGATGCGATAGAGGCTTTTTATAAAGCGATAAGACAAAATCCAAATAATCCAGAGTATTATTATTTTAAAGGTAAAGCGCTTTATGAAGTTAAAAAGTATGAAGACGCTCTTGAAGCGTTTGATAACGCTATAAGATTAAACGATAAGAGACCAGAGTACTACTTCTTTAAGGGCGAAGCGCTTTATGAACTCAAAAGATACAACGATGCGTATAAAGTGCTTATAAAGGCGGTTGAAAAGCTTGAAGAGGAGATAAAGCGAAAGCCAGATAATCCATTCTATTATTGGGCTAAGGGCGAAGCGCTTTATGAACTCAAAAGGTACAACGATGCGATAGAGGTCCTTAATAGAGCTATAAGTCTAAATCCCGACAATTCGGAGTATCGTTTCCTAAGGGGTAAAGCGCTTTATGAGATTTTTAGAATTGATGAGGCTCTTGAAGAGCTTTGGACCGCAATACAGCTAGACCATTTTAACATAAAATATCTCTATTTTATGGTTAATGCGCTTTATAGTAAGGGTAGGCGTAAGAGAACGGTTGAAAATAATGAGAAGATTATTAAGAGTTATGATGAGAAAATAAGAGAAAATCCAAATAATCCAGAGTATTATTACGCTAAGGGTAAGGTTCTCTCAAATCTTAATAGGTTTGAAGAGGCGTTAGAAGAACTAAACAACGCAATAAAACTGAATCCCAATAACCCAGAATATAGATTCGGGAAAGGTTACTTATTGTATGAACTTTATAGATACGAAGAGGCGTTAGAAGAACTAAACAACGCAATAAAACTGAATCCAAAGAATTCCAAATATCACTACTACAAAGGATTAACATACTATTACCTTGATAGGCCAGATGATTCAATTAAGGAATTCAATAATGCAATAAATCTGAACCCAGATGACGCATCGTATCACTTCTCTAAAAGTAAAGCACTTTACAAGCTTGGCAGACTTAGTCAAGCCCTTGCCGATATTAATGCTGCTATAAACTTGAACGGGAACAGTGTAAAGTATCATTTGTTAAAGGCTGAAATACTTAATAAGCTTGGAAGAGGTAAGGAGGCTGAAGAAGAGTACATTGAGGCTTATAAGTTAAGACATAGGAGTCGACATTCCAAGTACTCTAGTGAGTTAGACTAG
- a CDS encoding glycosyltransferase has translation MISVIVTEYNKRGYLKHALNSVFNQTLDKGLYEVILTKKEEDREVDDYARKNGAKIIYDDSKRQGEFTYNAIQEAKGDIITVLDDDDMYDENRLQVINKAFKERRIGGFRNQVILIDQSGNKVGERGIKEDVLLNPKTYNHRKHIGLLGNSSSMALRRELIEPDLKSIELAVDSYLAFVSICNKLYEGLYNVKGKLTLYRVHPKNTSNFRFDSKSITLTSRYFHDYNLVYNKFRGHSKEIDKTLMLYLSSSKVSIYLLSLSSNRRPEVNLTTQEKMIFSNPCINPYSLKRKIRRTTVGLILFLPNPLRDKIVLFGLKKTWRRAL, from the coding sequence GTGATTAGCGTCATCGTTACTGAGTACAACAAGAGGGGTTATTTAAAGCACGCTTTGAATAGCGTCTTCAATCAGACTCTAGACAAGGGTCTTTATGAGGTTATCTTGACTAAGAAGGAAGAAGATAGAGAGGTTGACGATTACGCTAGAAAAAATGGGGCTAAGATAATTTATGACGATTCTAAAAGACAAGGGGAGTTCACGTATAATGCCATACAAGAGGCTAAGGGTGACATAATAACCGTCCTGGATGATGACGACATGTATGATGAGAACAGACTTCAGGTCATTAACAAGGCCTTCAAAGAGAGGAGGATAGGAGGATTTAGGAATCAAGTCATACTAATAGATCAGTCCGGTAATAAGGTAGGAGAGAGAGGAATCAAGGAGGACGTTTTACTGAACCCCAAAACTTATAATCATCGTAAGCACATCGGGTTGCTCGGCAATAGTTCCTCTATGGCGTTAAGGAGGGAGTTAATAGAACCTGACCTAAAGTCTATAGAGCTAGCGGTCGACAGTTACCTAGCCTTCGTCTCAATTTGTAATAAACTTTATGAAGGTCTCTATAACGTGAAGGGTAAGCTCACGTTATACAGAGTTCATCCTAAAAACACTAGCAATTTTCGATTTGATTCTAAATCAATTACTTTGACCTCAAGATACTTCCACGATTATAATCTAGTTTATAATAAATTTAGAGGACATAGTAAAGAAATAGATAAAACCTTAATGCTATATTTATCAAGCAGTAAAGTCTCTATCTATTTGCTCAGTTTGTCTTCAAATAGAAGGCCTGAAGTGAACCTCACAACGCAAGAGAAGATGATCTTTTCCAATCCTTGCATAAATCCATATTCTCTGAAGCGTAAGATAAGGCGTACAACTGTAGGTCTTATTTTGTTTTTACCTAACCCGCTGAGAGATAAAATAGTTCTTTTCGGTTTAAAGAAAACGTGGAGAAGAGCTTTATAA
- the gapN gene encoding NADP-dependent glyceraldehyde-3-phosphate dehydrogenase, whose translation MELKISPELKEIVSFDSKIPSFKTYLVGDWVSSKEFEDVISPIDLTVFARVPRIPDQMIDQALTKIYEKGRWEVRDMPGEKRLKTFHDMASLLDKFREDLIEALIVGNGKTRAAANGEVNASIERLIRADLDVRKLYGEYVPGDWSSESLETEAIVRREPVGVVLAITPFNYPLFDVVNKFVYSTVAGNAILIKPASRTPLPALLFARIAEIAGFPRHGLGVLTVPGKEMDKIISDKRIGVISFTGSTETGEKVIRLGGVKQYVMELGGGDSAIVLDDSDPTYTAQKIATSMTSYSGQRCDSIKFVFSEPNVYDPLKGTLIEELKKVKIGDPREEVNMGPVIEKGTVDELEFAIKDATEKGARILFGGKRIKDNYVEPTLLEIEKERVKELYLYKKEVFLSVAVMVKVENVDEAISLSNSRRYGLDASVFGNDINKIRKAIRMLEVGAIYINDFPRHGIGYFPFGGRKDSGLGREGIGYTIEHVTTYKTVVYNYKGKGVWEYM comes from the coding sequence ATGGAACTTAAGATATCTCCTGAACTTAAAGAGATAGTGTCATTCGACTCTAAGATCCCGTCGTTTAAGACTTACTTGGTTGGCGATTGGGTCTCAAGTAAGGAGTTTGAAGACGTCATCTCACCTATAGACTTAACAGTTTTCGCCAGGGTCCCGAGGATACCCGACCAAATGATAGACCAGGCGCTCACCAAGATCTATGAGAAGGGAAGGTGGGAAGTAAGGGATATGCCGGGTGAGAAGAGGCTCAAAACGTTTCATGACATGGCGTCGCTTTTAGACAAGTTCAGGGAAGACCTGATCGAAGCGCTGATCGTAGGTAACGGGAAAACTAGAGCTGCGGCAAACGGTGAGGTTAACGCGTCCATTGAAAGACTGATTAGAGCGGACCTGGACGTTAGAAAATTGTACGGAGAATACGTACCGGGAGATTGGAGTTCTGAAAGCTTGGAAACGGAGGCCATAGTGAGGAGGGAACCTGTGGGAGTCGTCCTAGCTATAACTCCCTTTAATTATCCCTTATTTGACGTAGTTAACAAGTTCGTTTACTCAACGGTCGCAGGAAACGCGATACTGATCAAGCCGGCAAGCAGAACTCCCTTGCCTGCGTTGCTTTTCGCCAGGATAGCAGAGATTGCCGGATTCCCTAGACACGGACTCGGAGTTCTCACAGTCCCCGGCAAGGAGATGGACAAGATCATTTCCGACAAGAGGATCGGAGTGATATCCTTCACCGGAAGCACTGAGACTGGAGAGAAGGTTATCAGACTAGGAGGGGTGAAGCAATACGTTATGGAGTTGGGAGGTGGCGACTCCGCGATCGTTTTAGACGACTCTGATCCTACCTATACGGCCCAAAAGATCGCGACCTCAATGACTTCCTACAGCGGTCAACGTTGCGATTCGATAAAGTTCGTGTTCTCAGAGCCTAACGTCTACGATCCGCTTAAGGGGACTTTAATTGAGGAACTAAAGAAGGTTAAGATTGGAGACCCTAGGGAGGAGGTGAACATGGGCCCGGTGATAGAGAAGGGTACAGTTGACGAGTTAGAGTTCGCAATCAAAGACGCGACTGAGAAGGGGGCGAGGATCCTCTTTGGGGGTAAGAGGATAAAGGACAACTACGTTGAGCCAACTCTCTTAGAAATCGAAAAGGAGAGGGTGAAGGAGTTATACCTTTATAAAAAGGAGGTATTCCTCTCGGTAGCGGTGATGGTTAAGGTCGAGAACGTAGACGAAGCGATATCCCTGAGCAACTCAAGGAGATATGGGTTGGACGCGTCCGTTTTCGGCAACGACATAAACAAGATAAGGAAGGCTATAAGGATGTTAGAGGTGGGAGCGATCTACATTAACGACTTCCCTAGGCACGGCATAGGTTACTTCCCTTTTGGAGGGAGGAAGGACTCGGGTTTAGGAAGGGAAGGGATAGGCTACACCATTGAGCACGTAACGACGTACAAAACGGTGGTGTATAATTACAAGGGGAAGGGAGTTTGGGAGTACATGTGA
- a CDS encoding alkaline phosphatase family protein, with product MITQPDLKNGIFSLSEEIKNAIQGRSTKLIEKDRVVVILVDGLGYSLAQKIGFQAERIHSVFPTITITVITTLLTSQPPGVHGIMGWRILDKENGRIVNLLKEDSEIRVNTYLGEKDLIVSPSYNLATKFYRKLGNVVTYSSPWDSVTQTLETIERNDPKFVFLYLPYVDSVSHRFGPNSVHTVETARETVNLASKLAEKLEQRYSVVVTADHGHVPVEGVVKLDKDLLNYVDLPPYGDHRNLMFMSRRDPSDYLSAIGLITLNREELTKITGGPNVPDYAAVPTDNRVYMYWEDEEATYVGTHGGMSKDEMEIPLKIYQK from the coding sequence ATGATAACACAACCTGATCTAAAGAACGGAATTTTCTCTCTCTCTGAGGAAATTAAGAACGCGATTCAAGGGAGGAGCACCAAGCTCATTGAGAAGGATAGAGTTGTCGTAATACTTGTGGACGGCCTAGGCTACTCACTAGCTCAGAAGATCGGCTTTCAGGCTGAGAGGATACACTCCGTCTTCCCGACAATCACGATCACGGTCATAACGACTTTGCTTACGTCTCAACCTCCAGGAGTTCACGGGATAATGGGTTGGAGGATCTTAGATAAGGAAAACGGGAGGATAGTCAACTTGCTGAAAGAGGACAGCGAAATTAGAGTTAATACCTACCTTGGAGAGAAGGACCTGATAGTCTCCCCCTCTTATAACCTGGCTACGAAGTTCTATAGGAAGCTGGGCAACGTTGTCACCTATTCCTCCCCTTGGGACTCCGTGACGCAAACGTTGGAAACGATTGAAAGGAACGATCCCAAGTTCGTCTTCCTTTATCTACCCTACGTCGATTCGGTGAGTCACAGGTTCGGACCCAACTCCGTACACACGGTGGAAACGGCGAGGGAGACCGTAAACCTAGCCAGTAAGTTAGCTGAGAAGCTAGAGCAGAGATACAGCGTAGTCGTAACCGCCGATCACGGACACGTACCTGTGGAGGGAGTGGTTAAGTTAGATAAGGACCTTTTGAATTACGTAGATCTGCCTCCTTACGGAGATCATAGGAACTTAATGTTCATGTCTAGAAGGGACCCATCCGATTACTTATCCGCAATTGGTCTCATCACGTTGAACAGGGAGGAGTTGACTAAGATAACTGGAGGACCTAACGTTCCAGATTACGCGGCGGTTCCCACTGACAACAGGGTGTACATGTATTGGGAGGACGAGGAGGCAACTTACGTCGGCACTCACGGCGGCATGTCAAAGGATGAGATGGAGATACCTCTAAAGATATATCAAAAATAA
- a CDS encoding MFS transporter, producing the protein MEEPLKEYEEKKLNSFHIKTMLIAGAGQIVDGYDLTAAALVTTSLMAYFGSSLLTLSTYLFASIISGNIVGALIFGYLAKHGRKRFYGVDAALMTLGALLQAFVSSPSQLVFLRFLLGLGIGADYVLSPLVAAEYSNRKDRGKMLGISGGVMWNLGALVSAVVTLTLGYFLPSDILWRAVLALGSVPAISVIIARRRYPETPHYLLFIKRDLKELGERYNVRTFLENVKRVSGISLSVLLLAALSWYLYDIGAYSGVFFGPSVIAQKLGINGVLFELIILAAFSVPWNFVSAMTNDRLGRRKLQAIGFVGMGLTTLLFAFLLGKVSAIVTLLVYGISSIFNSLGPGTIVGFWGVELFPAEIRGVTQGITVLGGRLGVLTTTFLFPILLADFGIFATMITLGVIAIGAAGVSMMLPEPARVSLSKIEVSGLSALREVKAQSEEATK; encoded by the coding sequence ATGGAAGAACCTTTAAAAGAATATGAAGAGAAAAAATTGAATTCTTTTCACATAAAGACCATGTTAATAGCTGGTGCGGGACAGATAGTGGATGGATACGACCTTACGGCTGCCGCCTTGGTTACAACTTCCTTAATGGCGTACTTCGGATCCTCATTGTTAACTTTGTCTACATACCTCTTCGCATCAATAATCTCAGGTAACATAGTAGGAGCGTTGATCTTCGGTTACCTAGCAAAACACGGGAGGAAGAGGTTTTACGGTGTGGACGCAGCCCTAATGACCTTGGGAGCGCTACTTCAAGCGTTCGTCTCATCTCCATCTCAACTTGTCTTCTTGAGATTCCTATTGGGATTAGGGATAGGGGCGGACTACGTTCTTTCCCCTCTCGTTGCCGCCGAATATTCCAACAGAAAGGACAGGGGTAAGATGTTAGGGATCTCCGGAGGAGTTATGTGGAACTTAGGAGCCTTAGTCTCGGCCGTTGTCACCCTAACTCTAGGGTATTTTCTACCTTCAGATATCCTATGGAGGGCTGTCTTAGCGTTAGGGTCCGTCCCAGCAATATCTGTGATAATTGCTAGGAGAAGGTATCCTGAGACGCCACATTACCTGCTCTTCATAAAGAGGGACTTGAAGGAGCTTGGGGAGAGATATAACGTGAGGACGTTCCTAGAAAACGTTAAGAGAGTGTCCGGGATATCGTTGTCTGTACTTCTTTTAGCGGCGCTAAGCTGGTACTTGTATGACATAGGGGCTTACTCAGGGGTCTTTTTCGGCCCTAGCGTTATAGCTCAAAAGCTTGGAATAAACGGAGTGCTCTTCGAATTGATCATATTGGCGGCCTTCTCTGTTCCTTGGAACTTCGTAAGCGCGATGACCAACGATAGGCTAGGAAGGAGAAAGTTACAGGCCATAGGGTTCGTCGGAATGGGCTTAACCACGCTACTGTTCGCTTTTCTTTTAGGGAAGGTTAGTGCTATAGTCACGTTGTTAGTTTACGGAATAAGTTCAATTTTCAACTCACTTGGGCCTGGAACAATCGTAGGTTTTTGGGGAGTGGAGCTCTTCCCAGCCGAAATCAGAGGAGTGACACAGGGCATAACGGTTTTAGGTGGGAGACTAGGAGTCCTTACCACCACCTTTCTCTTTCCAATACTCTTGGCCGACTTCGGGATATTCGCGACCATGATAACGCTAGGCGTGATAGCTATAGGTGCTGCCGGAGTATCAATGATGTTACCAGAGCCCGCAAGGGTGAGCCTATCTAAGATAGAGGTGTCCGGGCTAAGCGCGTTAAGGGAGGTAAAGGCTCAAAGCGAGGAAGCGACCAAATAG
- a CDS encoding glycosyltransferase family A protein, giving the protein MEKLTEQTYGNFNTIVVYKPSPNDFNTIMLESYSKNLSIKIVEQKEGKIEEAVNLIYSNAKGEILITLDDDNIPSETWVEDHLKSHELYPRFGALRGKITKTREIKHPLGHKLRNLLKQLVYRPYSKDLAGYVGYLTQYGIPTDIGRPPHSKVIKTITLSSENTSIKREVYHDLKLPGYTFRGFHHEDILALHAIKKGFFTGEITDGAVNMRVEREEYGAPSLTLSKPKDLKGKLELTIEHFLFPYAANLMGYKPRGLTTLRLMVSLSRVGLYRRAALAGIDLAIEGIENRLSPSEIRERLRDAVKGLEQLSLSS; this is encoded by the coding sequence CTGGAAAAACTAACTGAGCAAACCTATGGCAACTTCAACACGATTGTAGTCTATAAGCCTTCTCCTAACGACTTCAACACGATTATGTTGGAGAGTTACTCAAAAAATTTATCTATTAAGATAGTTGAACAAAAGGAGGGAAAGATTGAAGAGGCGGTGAACCTCATTTACTCCAACGCTAAAGGGGAGATTCTAATAACTTTAGATGATGACAACATCCCGTCGGAAACTTGGGTTGAAGATCATTTGAAATCTCACGAGCTGTATCCAAGATTCGGTGCATTAAGAGGAAAAATAACTAAAACGAGGGAAATCAAACATCCTTTAGGACATAAACTAAGAAACCTTCTCAAACAGCTAGTTTACAGACCTTACTCTAAAGACCTCGCTGGATACGTAGGATACCTTACTCAGTATGGAATACCCACAGATATTGGTAGGCCTCCCCACTCGAAAGTTATTAAGACCATAACTTTATCTTCTGAAAACACTAGCATAAAGAGAGAGGTTTATCACGATCTTAAGCTCCCTGGCTACACATTCCGTGGGTTTCATCATGAGGACATATTAGCACTTCACGCTATAAAGAAAGGCTTCTTCACTGGAGAGATCACGGATGGAGCAGTGAACATGAGAGTCGAAAGGGAAGAATATGGTGCCCCTTCGTTAACCTTAAGCAAGCCAAAGGACCTAAAGGGGAAACTCGAATTAACGATTGAACACTTCCTCTTCCCTTACGCTGCAAACCTAATGGGTTACAAACCTAGGGGACTTACCACCTTGAGGTTGATGGTAAGCTTGAGCAGGGTCGGACTCTACAGGAGAGCTGCCCTCGCTGGGATAGATTTGGCGATTGAGGGTATTGAAAACAGGCTCTCCCCATCTGAAATTAGGGAAAGGCTCAGAGACGCCGTCAAAGGTTTGGAACAGCTCTCTCTAAGTTCATAG
- the kdgK gene encoding bifunctional 2-dehydro-3-deoxygluconokinase/2-dehydro-3-deoxygalactonokinase — MKTMIALGEILIELNALSPGPLRHVSYFEKHVAGSEANYCVAFVRLGNNCVYLGRVGEDEFGHNAIEWLRGKGVDVSHIKFDSSPTGIFFIQRDYPVPSQSESIYYRKGSAGSNLNPDDVDESLVKSANLVHSTGITLAISETAKEAVFKAFSLNEVRSFDTNIRLKLWTPEKARETIMRLLKVHPVKYLITDREDAEILLGKVEDPVKPLMEYTDVLIMKEGPHGASVYYEGRKHFSHGYSVPVRDVVGAGDALGGTFLSLVTSGFPIEKALDYAVVSSALNVTIRGDQENLPSIKDIETFLERVRNS, encoded by the coding sequence TTGAAAACCATGATAGCCTTAGGGGAGATATTAATAGAGTTGAACGCATTATCGCCTGGTCCCCTCAGGCACGTAAGCTATTTCGAGAAACACGTAGCGGGGAGCGAAGCGAACTACTGCGTCGCATTCGTGAGGCTAGGCAACAACTGCGTTTACTTAGGTAGGGTGGGGGAGGACGAGTTCGGTCACAACGCGATTGAGTGGCTAAGGGGTAAGGGGGTCGACGTAAGTCATATAAAGTTCGATTCGAGTCCAACTGGAATATTTTTCATTCAGAGAGACTATCCAGTTCCTTCTCAGAGCGAGTCCATATATTATAGGAAGGGGAGTGCGGGCAGTAACCTAAATCCAGATGACGTCGACGAGAGCTTAGTGAAGAGTGCTAACCTTGTTCATTCCACCGGGATAACGTTGGCCATATCTGAGACAGCTAAAGAGGCGGTCTTCAAGGCGTTCTCACTTAACGAGGTCAGATCTTTCGATACCAACATAAGGCTCAAGCTCTGGACCCCTGAAAAGGCAAGGGAAACGATAATGAGGTTACTTAAGGTTCACCCGGTCAAGTACTTAATAACGGATAGGGAGGACGCGGAGATTCTCTTAGGGAAGGTGGAGGATCCCGTTAAACCTCTAATGGAGTACACTGACGTTCTGATAATGAAGGAGGGACCTCATGGGGCGTCAGTTTACTACGAGGGGAGGAAACACTTCTCTCACGGCTATTCGGTTCCTGTAAGAGACGTTGTAGGGGCCGGCGACGCGTTAGGGGGGACTTTCCTTTCCCTGGTTACGTCAGGTTTCCCCATTGAGAAGGCGTTGGATTACGCCGTGGTGAGCTCAGCGTTAAACGTCACGATCAGAGGGGACCAAGAGAACTTACCTTCAATCAAGGACATTGAGACGTTCCTTGAGAGAGTCAGGAACAGCTAA
- a CDS encoding bifunctional 2-dehydro-3-deoxy-phosphogluconate/2-dehydro-3-deoxy-6-phosphogalactonate aldolase, with translation MEIVVPILTPFNPDGSVNKEALRTHASNLLQKGVDLIFVNGTTGLGPALSKEEKKENLKALADFADRIIFQVGELNIDNVMELVKFSSDYGIKAIASYSPYYFPRLPEKWLISYFKRLVEISPHPVYLYNYPLATGYDISPKLLSKFNLELAGVKDTNQDLAHSLEYKSAFPKMNVYNGSDTLAFYSLLTLDGTVASMANCLPTLFVEMKNSIVRGDLKRGMVYQRLISSVVDIARKYGQLSALYVLTETTQGYSLGGPRGPIFPLEEEERNQLKREIELFLKSLGVLN, from the coding sequence ATGGAAATAGTGGTTCCTATTCTAACGCCTTTCAACCCAGATGGCTCAGTCAATAAGGAGGCGTTGAGGACTCACGCCTCAAACCTCTTGCAGAAAGGGGTGGACCTCATCTTCGTTAACGGCACTACGGGATTGGGCCCTGCGCTATCAAAGGAGGAAAAGAAGGAGAACTTGAAGGCCTTAGCTGACTTCGCGGATAGGATAATATTCCAAGTGGGGGAGCTTAACATAGATAACGTTATGGAACTAGTCAAGTTCTCATCAGATTACGGGATCAAAGCGATAGCCTCATACTCACCTTACTATTTCCCAAGACTGCCAGAGAAGTGGTTGATTAGCTACTTCAAAAGACTGGTTGAGATTTCTCCCCATCCGGTGTACCTTTACAACTACCCGTTAGCTACCGGATACGACATCTCCCCCAAGCTCCTCTCCAAGTTTAACTTGGAGTTGGCTGGCGTCAAGGACACTAACCAGGACCTCGCCCACTCCTTAGAGTACAAGTCCGCTTTCCCTAAAATGAATGTGTACAACGGTTCAGACACCTTAGCCTTCTACTCCCTCCTTACCTTAGATGGGACAGTAGCGTCGATGGCAAACTGCCTACCCACATTGTTCGTTGAGATGAAGAACTCAATAGTTAGAGGAGACCTGAAGAGAGGGATGGTCTATCAGAGGCTCATATCCTCGGTAGTTGACATAGCTAGGAAATACGGTCAACTTTCAGCTTTGTACGTTTTGACTGAGACTACTCAAGGGTATAGCTTAGGAGGCCCCAGAGGCCCTATCTTCCCGTTAGAGGAGGAAGAGAGGAACCAACTAAAGAGGGAGATTGAGCTCTTCCTAAAGAGCCTAGGTGTCTTGAATTGA